One region of Rhodocaloribacter litoris genomic DNA includes:
- the cimA gene encoding citramalate synthase — translation MPHAIELFDTTLRDGTQGEHVSLSARDKLRIARRLDAFGIDLIEGGWPGSNPKDQAFFEQARDVAWRHARLCAFGSTRRVQFAPEDDPNLAAMLAAGTPVVSIFGKSWTLHAEVALGVSRDENLDLIASSVAYLKAQGKHVVYDAEHFFDGYADDPAYALATLEAAAEAGADVLVLCDTNGGTLPQAVYEVVREVCTRFDRPVGIHAHNDGGCAVANTLMAVQAGARHVQGTIGGIGERCGNADLCAVIPGLQLKLGYDCVAPAQLRGLTELAHFVQEVANLDPVDRAPYVGRSAFAHKGGVHVSAVMKEPRAYEHLEPETIGNRRRVLVSDLSGRSNVRYKAAELGLKLTEAEAALAVRRIKELEHHGYEFEGAEASFELLLRAVQGEAVSFFELERLRVRSDIQDVDRVERSSRVSSSEALPAGSCTEATIVVRVGGRRELAVAEGTGPVDALSNALRQVLAGCFPSLERVRLSDYKVRVVNPEEGTGAAVRVLVEHRDDTRSWVTVGVSSNILDASWRALADGIRYYLWLVHPAEASPSRAAVEPAPA, via the coding sequence ATGCCGCACGCCATCGAACTGTTCGACACCACGCTTCGGGACGGGACGCAGGGGGAACACGTTTCCCTCTCCGCCCGCGACAAGCTTCGCATCGCCCGCCGCCTGGACGCCTTCGGCATCGACCTGATCGAAGGGGGGTGGCCCGGCTCGAACCCGAAGGACCAGGCCTTCTTCGAGCAGGCCCGGGACGTTGCCTGGCGGCATGCCCGCCTGTGTGCCTTCGGCTCGACGCGGCGCGTGCAGTTCGCGCCCGAAGACGATCCCAACCTGGCGGCCATGCTGGCGGCCGGCACGCCCGTCGTGTCGATCTTCGGCAAAAGCTGGACGCTGCATGCCGAGGTGGCACTCGGCGTCAGCCGTGACGAGAACCTCGACCTGATCGCTTCGTCGGTGGCCTATCTGAAGGCACAGGGGAAGCACGTCGTCTACGACGCGGAGCACTTCTTCGACGGGTATGCCGACGACCCGGCCTATGCGCTGGCGACGCTGGAGGCCGCCGCCGAGGCCGGGGCCGACGTGCTGGTGCTCTGCGACACGAACGGCGGTACGCTGCCGCAGGCCGTCTACGAGGTGGTGCGGGAGGTCTGCACCCGCTTCGACCGGCCCGTCGGCATCCACGCCCACAACGACGGCGGGTGCGCCGTGGCCAACACGCTGATGGCCGTGCAGGCCGGTGCCCGGCACGTGCAGGGCACCATCGGCGGCATCGGCGAGCGCTGCGGCAACGCCGACCTGTGCGCCGTCATCCCGGGGTTGCAGCTCAAGCTGGGTTACGACTGCGTGGCCCCCGCCCAGCTCCGCGGGTTGACCGAGCTGGCCCATTTCGTGCAGGAGGTAGCCAACCTGGATCCGGTCGACCGGGCCCCCTACGTGGGCCGGAGTGCCTTCGCCCATAAGGGCGGGGTGCACGTCTCGGCCGTGATGAAAGAACCCCGGGCCTACGAGCACCTGGAACCCGAAACCATCGGCAACCGGCGGCGGGTGCTGGTCTCCGACCTTTCGGGGCGCAGCAACGTGCGCTACAAGGCCGCCGAGCTGGGCCTGAAGCTCACCGAAGCGGAAGCCGCCCTGGCCGTCCGGCGCATCAAGGAGCTGGAACACCACGGGTATGAGTTCGAGGGGGCCGAGGCCTCCTTCGAGCTGCTGCTGCGGGCCGTGCAGGGCGAGGCCGTCTCGTTCTTCGAGTTGGAACGCCTGCGCGTGCGTAGCGACATCCAGGACGTGGATCGCGTGGAGCGGTCGTCACGGGTCTCGTCCTCCGAGGCCCTCCCGGCCGGCAGCTGCACCGAGGCAACGATCGTCGTGCGCGTGGGGGGGCGGCGCGAGCTGGCCGTGGCCGAGGGGACCGGTCCCGTCGATGCCCTCTCGAACGCCCTCCGGCAGGTGCTCGCCGGCTGTTTCCCGAGCCTGGAGCGCGTGCGTCTTTCCGACTACAAAGTCCGGGTCGTCAATCCCGAAGAGGGTACCGGCGCCGCCGTGCGCGTGCTCGTCGAGCACCGGGACGACACGCGGAGCTGGGTGACCGTCGGCGTCTCGTCGAACATCCTCGACGCGAGCTGGCGGGCCCTGGCCGACGGCATCCGCTATTACCTGTGGCTCGTGCATCCGGCGGAGGCGTCGCCTTCCCGGGCCGCCGTGGAGCCGGCCCCTGCCTGA
- the gltB gene encoding glutamate synthase large subunit, with translation MSGQRSPRDLYDPRFEHDACGVGFVCTLTGEATHRIVRQGLELLVNLEHRGACGCDEKTGDGAGVLLQLPHAFFAERCRAQGLVLPEPGDYAVGMVFLPAVSAQQDFCRRMIADAVRAEGQRLLGWRRVPTRNEHIGAMARAVEPSVWQFFVGRGPDVPDQAAFERKLYVIRKVVEGIARRSGPVVRDAFHIASLSTRTVVYKGMLTPDQVAGYYPDLTDPLVASTMAMVHARFSTNTLPQWPLAQPFRYLCHNGEINTLRGNVNWMRAREAAFEDARFGADMEKLTPVLTEGASDSAILDNALELLYHTGRDLPHAMMMLVPEAWEHHEAMDDDRRAFYEYHACLMEPWDGPATIPFTDGRYLGAVLDRNGLRPSRYTVTKDGLVVLASEAGVLPIDEARVETKGRLQPGRMFLVDLEERRLVSDEEIKERAARRRPYRLWLAENLRTLERLPAVPASQTGYAAADDPPAWREKLFGYTLEDERLLIAPMALKGKEAIGSMGDDTPLAVLSDRPRLLYDYFRQLFAQVTNPPLDAIREELVTSLMTYLGAAPNLFEETPAHARRLRLEQPILTDADLARIRQAGDEALRTVTLAATFDGGRGGAGLQAALTRLCAEAADAVRTGATILILSDRTAGAVRLPIPALLATGAVHHHLIREGLRMRCSLVVESGEPREVHHFCTLLGYGAQAVNPYLALEVAHRLAADEGLDREEAEHNFIKAAGKGILKVMSKMGISTLQSYCGAQIFEAVGLGDEVIEAYFTGTPSRLGGVDLDVLAEEVRHRHAQAFPPVALPYGQELDAGGRYQWRRGGEHHQFFPLSIARLQHAVREGRFETYEEYARLVNEQTRRLGTLRGLLDFRTDDVTPVPLDEVEPWTEIVKRFKTGAMSYGSISRETHETLAEAMNRLGGKSNTGEGGEDPERYDRAHPARSRIKQVASGRFGVTIDYLTSADEIQIKMAQGAKPGEGGQLPGEKVYPWIARTRHSTPYVGLISPPPHHDIYSIEDLAQLIHDLKNSNPAARISVKLVSEVGVGTIAAGVAKGKADVVLISGHDGGTGASPQTSIMHAGLPWELGLSETHQTLVRNGLRRRIRVECDGQLKTGRDVAIACLLGADEFGFATAPLVALGCIMMRKCHLNTCPVGIATQDPALRKKFSGEPEHVINYFHFVAEELRQIMAALGFRTVDEMVGRVDRLRVREGIDHWKARYLDLSPILHRPRLPDLLARFQTDEQDHGLDRALDHRLIEQARPALEQAERVTIETEIRNVHRTVGTLLSAEVSRRYGPAGLPDDTIVVRARGTAGQSFAAFGARGLTFDIEGEANDYFGKGLSGARLVLRPPREATYDPAHVIIVGNVALYGATSGEVFIRGQAGERFAVRNSGARAVVEGVGDHGCEYMTGGVVVVLGPTGRNFAAGMSGGVAYVLDGTHDFRRGRCNPEMVDLEPVTDPEDIAELRALIARHHALTGSTVAAWVLDDWETALREFVKVIPVEYRKALQRLAEEAADSSRVDASSETSIAA, from the coding sequence GTGTCTGGTCAACGTTCTCCCCGTGATTTGTATGATCCCCGCTTCGAACACGATGCCTGTGGGGTGGGTTTTGTCTGTACGCTGACGGGCGAAGCGACGCATCGGATCGTCCGGCAGGGATTGGAGCTGCTGGTCAACCTGGAGCACCGGGGAGCGTGTGGCTGTGACGAGAAGACGGGCGACGGCGCCGGGGTGCTTCTCCAGCTCCCGCATGCGTTCTTCGCGGAGCGGTGCCGGGCGCAGGGGCTGGTGCTTCCCGAGCCGGGCGACTACGCCGTCGGGATGGTCTTCCTGCCGGCCGTCTCCGCCCAGCAGGACTTCTGCCGGCGGATGATCGCCGATGCCGTGCGGGCCGAGGGGCAACGGCTGCTGGGCTGGCGCCGGGTTCCCACCCGCAACGAGCACATCGGAGCCATGGCGCGGGCCGTGGAGCCGTCCGTCTGGCAGTTCTTCGTCGGGCGTGGACCGGACGTGCCGGACCAGGCGGCCTTCGAGCGGAAACTCTACGTCATTCGCAAGGTGGTCGAGGGCATCGCCCGGCGGTCCGGGCCGGTCGTGCGCGACGCCTTCCACATCGCCAGCCTCTCCACGCGCACGGTCGTCTACAAGGGGATGCTCACGCCGGACCAGGTCGCCGGCTATTATCCGGACCTGACGGATCCGCTCGTGGCGAGCACGATGGCGATGGTGCATGCCCGCTTCAGCACGAACACGCTGCCCCAGTGGCCGCTGGCCCAGCCCTTCCGCTACCTCTGCCACAACGGCGAGATCAACACGCTACGGGGCAACGTGAACTGGATGCGGGCCCGTGAAGCCGCCTTCGAAGACGCGCGCTTCGGGGCCGATATGGAGAAGCTGACGCCCGTGCTCACCGAGGGCGCCAGCGACTCGGCCATCCTGGACAACGCCCTTGAACTGCTCTATCACACCGGGCGCGACCTGCCCCATGCCATGATGATGCTGGTGCCCGAAGCCTGGGAGCACCACGAGGCGATGGACGACGACCGCCGCGCCTTCTACGAATACCACGCCTGCCTGATGGAGCCGTGGGACGGTCCCGCCACGATCCCCTTCACCGACGGGCGCTACCTGGGCGCCGTGCTCGACCGCAACGGCCTGCGTCCCTCGCGCTACACCGTCACGAAGGACGGGCTGGTGGTGCTGGCCTCGGAAGCCGGCGTGCTGCCCATCGACGAGGCACGGGTGGAGACGAAAGGGCGCCTGCAGCCCGGCCGGATGTTCCTCGTGGACCTGGAGGAGCGGCGCCTCGTCAGCGACGAGGAGATCAAGGAGCGGGCTGCCCGGCGCCGGCCCTACCGGTTGTGGCTTGCGGAAAACCTGCGCACGCTGGAACGGTTGCCCGCGGTGCCGGCTTCCCAAACCGGGTACGCAGCGGCCGACGACCCGCCGGCGTGGCGGGAGAAACTCTTCGGCTACACGCTTGAAGACGAACGCCTTTTGATCGCGCCCATGGCCCTGAAGGGCAAGGAAGCCATCGGCTCGATGGGCGACGACACCCCGCTGGCCGTCCTCTCGGATCGCCCGCGCCTGCTCTACGACTACTTCCGCCAGCTCTTCGCCCAGGTGACCAACCCGCCGCTGGACGCCATCCGCGAGGAGCTGGTCACGTCGCTCATGACCTATCTGGGTGCGGCGCCGAACCTGTTCGAGGAGACCCCGGCGCATGCCCGGCGGCTCCGGCTGGAGCAGCCGATCCTCACCGACGCCGACCTGGCACGGATCCGGCAGGCCGGTGACGAGGCGCTCCGCACGGTTACGCTGGCGGCCACGTTCGACGGTGGCCGGGGCGGGGCCGGGCTTCAGGCCGCCCTCACACGCCTGTGTGCCGAGGCCGCCGACGCCGTCCGCACCGGCGCCACGATCCTCATCCTCTCGGACCGCACCGCCGGGGCCGTGCGCCTGCCCATCCCGGCGCTGCTGGCCACCGGGGCCGTCCATCACCACCTGATCCGCGAAGGGCTGCGGATGCGGTGCAGCCTCGTCGTCGAGAGCGGGGAGCCACGCGAGGTGCACCACTTCTGCACCCTGCTCGGCTACGGAGCCCAGGCCGTCAACCCCTACCTGGCCCTGGAAGTGGCCCACCGCCTGGCCGCCGACGAAGGCCTCGACCGGGAGGAGGCGGAGCACAACTTCATCAAGGCGGCCGGCAAGGGCATCCTCAAGGTGATGTCCAAGATGGGCATCTCGACGTTGCAAAGCTACTGCGGCGCCCAGATTTTCGAGGCCGTCGGTCTCGGCGACGAGGTGATCGAGGCGTACTTCACGGGCACGCCCTCCCGGCTGGGCGGCGTCGACCTCGACGTGCTGGCCGAAGAGGTGCGTCACCGGCATGCACAGGCGTTTCCGCCGGTTGCGTTGCCCTACGGGCAGGAGCTCGACGCCGGCGGCCGCTACCAGTGGCGGCGCGGCGGCGAGCACCACCAGTTCTTCCCGCTCTCCATCGCCCGGCTCCAGCATGCCGTCCGCGAGGGGCGCTTCGAGACGTACGAGGAGTACGCCCGGCTCGTCAACGAGCAGACGCGGCGCCTGGGCACGCTGCGAGGGCTGCTCGACTTCCGCACCGACGACGTCACGCCCGTGCCGCTCGACGAGGTGGAGCCGTGGACCGAGATCGTCAAGCGCTTCAAGACCGGCGCCATGTCCTACGGCTCCATCAGCCGGGAGACGCACGAGACGCTGGCCGAGGCCATGAACCGCCTCGGCGGCAAGAGCAACACCGGCGAGGGCGGCGAGGACCCCGAACGCTACGACCGTGCCCACCCGGCCCGCAGCCGCATCAAGCAGGTCGCCTCCGGCCGCTTCGGCGTCACCATCGACTACCTCACCAGCGCCGACGAAATCCAGATCAAGATGGCGCAGGGGGCCAAGCCGGGCGAGGGCGGCCAGCTCCCCGGCGAGAAGGTCTACCCGTGGATCGCCCGGACGCGCCACTCCACGCCGTACGTGGGGCTGATCTCCCCGCCGCCGCACCACGACATCTACTCCATCGAGGACCTGGCCCAGCTCATCCACGACCTGAAGAACTCGAACCCGGCGGCACGCATCAGCGTCAAGCTCGTCTCCGAGGTGGGGGTGGGCACCATCGCCGCCGGCGTGGCCAAAGGCAAGGCCGACGTGGTGCTCATCAGCGGGCACGACGGCGGCACGGGCGCCTCGCCGCAGACGTCGATCATGCACGCCGGCCTGCCCTGGGAGCTGGGCCTGAGTGAGACGCACCAGACGCTCGTGCGAAACGGGCTGCGCCGCCGCATCCGGGTCGAGTGCGACGGCCAGCTCAAGACCGGGCGCGACGTGGCCATCGCCTGCCTGCTCGGGGCCGACGAGTTCGGCTTCGCCACGGCCCCCTTGGTGGCGCTCGGCTGCATCATGATGCGCAAGTGCCACCTCAACACGTGCCCCGTCGGCATCGCCACGCAGGACCCCGCGCTGCGGAAAAAGTTCAGCGGGGAGCCCGAGCACGTCATCAACTATTTCCACTTCGTCGCCGAGGAACTGCGGCAGATCATGGCCGCACTCGGTTTCCGGACCGTCGACGAGATGGTCGGGCGGGTGGACCGGCTCCGGGTGCGCGAGGGGATCGACCACTGGAAGGCGCGGTACCTGGACCTCTCGCCGATCCTGCACCGGCCTCGCCTGCCGGACCTGCTGGCCCGCTTCCAGACGGACGAGCAGGATCACGGCCTCGACCGTGCCCTGGACCATCGCCTGATCGAGCAGGCGCGGCCCGCGCTCGAACAGGCCGAACGGGTGACGATCGAGACCGAGATTCGTAACGTCCACCGCACCGTGGGCACGCTTCTCAGCGCCGAGGTCAGCCGCCGGTATGGCCCGGCCGGCCTGCCCGACGACACCATCGTCGTCCGGGCCCGCGGGACGGCCGGGCAGAGCTTCGCCGCCTTCGGCGCACGCGGCCTCACGTTCGACATCGAGGGCGAGGCCAACGACTACTTCGGGAAGGGGCTTTCGGGGGCGCGGCTCGTCCTGCGGCCTCCCCGGGAGGCCACCTACGACCCGGCCCATGTGATCATCGTCGGCAACGTCGCCCTCTACGGCGCCACGAGCGGCGAGGTCTTCATCCGCGGGCAGGCGGGCGAGCGCTTCGCCGTGCGCAACAGCGGGGCACGGGCCGTCGTCGAGGGCGTCGGGGATCACGGCTGCGAGTACATGACCGGCGGCGTGGTCGTCGTCCTCGGCCCCACCGGGCGCAACTTCGCCGCCGGCATGAGCGGCGGCGTCGCCTACGTGCTCGACGGCACGCACGACTTCCGGCGCGGCCGCTGTAACCCGGAAATGGTGGACCTCGAACCGGTCACCGACCCCGAGGACATCGCCGAGCTCCGCGCCCTTATCGCAAGGCACCACGCCCTCACCGGCAGCACCGTCGCTGCCTGGGTGCTCGACGACTGGGAAACGGCCCTCCGCGAGTTTGTCAAGGTCATCCCCGTCGAGTACCGGAAGGCGTTGCAGCGCCTGGCCGAGGAAGCGGCGGATTCCAGCCGCGTGGACGCTTCCTCCGAAACCTCGATAGCCGCGTAA
- a CDS encoding glutamate synthase subunit beta, giving the protein MGKPTGFIEYPREMPPRRPVKERVRDYRDIYAPFPEEKVQTQAARCMDCGVPFCQSGCPLGNVIPDWNDLVYRGRWREAFERLRATNNFPEFTGRICPAPCESACVLGLIEPPVTIEQIERTIAEHAYAEGWVVPQPPARRTGKRVAVIGSGPAGLACADQLNQAGHTVTVFERDDRIGGLLRYGIPDFKLEKDVLDRRLAVMEAEGVAFRTGADVGRTVPVEALDDFDAVVLCAGATKPRDLNVPGRELAGIHFAWDYLRRQNKRVAGDAVPDDPTLDAAGKDVIVIGGGDTGSDCVGTANRQGARSVTQFELMPMPPETRPPHQPWPFYPMVLRTSSSHEEGVDRQWSVMTTAFLGTDGHVEALQTVRVRPVREDGGRLRFEEVPGSERTWPAGLVLLAMGYTGPEPDLLDRLGLERTPRGTVATDAHYQTSRPGFFAAGDVRRGASLVVWAIAEGREVARAVDAHLTGFTALPVRGEGDLPLVR; this is encoded by the coding sequence ATGGGCAAGCCGACCGGATTTATCGAATACCCGCGTGAGATGCCGCCGCGCCGTCCGGTGAAGGAGCGCGTGCGGGACTACCGTGACATCTACGCGCCGTTTCCCGAGGAGAAAGTGCAGACGCAGGCCGCCCGGTGCATGGATTGCGGCGTGCCGTTCTGCCAGAGCGGGTGCCCCCTCGGCAACGTCATCCCGGACTGGAACGACCTGGTCTACCGGGGGCGCTGGCGCGAAGCCTTCGAGCGGCTCCGGGCCACGAACAACTTCCCCGAGTTCACCGGCCGGATCTGCCCGGCGCCGTGCGAGAGTGCCTGTGTGCTCGGCCTCATCGAGCCGCCCGTGACCATCGAGCAGATCGAGCGAACCATCGCCGAGCATGCCTATGCCGAGGGCTGGGTGGTGCCGCAGCCGCCCGCGCGGCGCACCGGCAAGCGGGTGGCGGTCATCGGTTCCGGCCCGGCCGGCCTGGCCTGTGCCGACCAGCTCAACCAGGCCGGGCACACCGTCACCGTCTTCGAGCGGGACGACCGCATCGGCGGCCTGCTCCGCTATGGCATCCCCGACTTCAAGCTGGAGAAAGACGTCCTGGATCGCCGCCTGGCCGTCATGGAGGCCGAGGGCGTCGCCTTCCGCACCGGCGCCGATGTGGGGCGGACGGTGCCCGTCGAGGCGCTGGACGACTTCGACGCGGTGGTGCTCTGCGCCGGCGCCACGAAGCCCCGCGACCTGAACGTGCCGGGGCGGGAGCTGGCCGGCATCCACTTCGCCTGGGACTACCTGCGCCGCCAGAACAAGCGCGTCGCCGGCGACGCGGTGCCGGACGACCCGACGCTCGACGCCGCCGGGAAGGACGTCATCGTCATCGGCGGCGGCGACACCGGCAGCGACTGCGTGGGCACGGCCAACCGCCAGGGCGCCCGCTCGGTGACCCAGTTCGAGCTGATGCCCATGCCGCCCGAGACGCGCCCGCCGCACCAGCCCTGGCCCTTCTACCCGATGGTGCTGCGGACGAGCTCGTCCCACGAGGAAGGGGTGGACCGGCAGTGGAGTGTGATGACGACGGCGTTCCTCGGCACGGACGGGCACGTCGAGGCCCTGCAGACGGTGCGGGTGCGGCCCGTGCGGGAGGACGGCGGGCGGCTGCGTTTCGAGGAGGTGCCCGGCTCCGAACGCACCTGGCCGGCGGGCCTGGTGCTGCTGGCGATGGGCTACACCGGCCCCGAGCCGGACCTGCTCGACCGCCTCGGCCTCGAACGCACGCCCCGCGGCACCGTCGCCACCGACGCGCATTACCAGACGAGCCGCCCCGGCTTCTTCGCCGCCGGCGACGTGCGGCGCGGAGCCTCGCTCGTGGTGTGGGCCATCGCCGAGGGCCGCGAGGTCGCCCGCGCCGTCGACGCCCACCTGACCGGCTTCACGGCGCTGCCCGTGCGCGGCGAAGGCGACCTGCCGCTGGTGCGCTGA
- a CDS encoding type II toxin-antitoxin system VapC family toxin — protein MRQAILDTGPLVAFFNPRDRYHTWALEQTRDLAAPLVTCEAVLTEAYHLLGRVPRARAALRRWIRLGRVTTPLHFDEQAHEVMRLLEQYADQSMDFADACVVRLAELLELPVFTLDVQDFSVYRLHRRKTISLIRPPA, from the coding sequence ATGAGGCAGGCGATCCTGGATACCGGCCCACTCGTGGCCTTCTTCAACCCGCGTGACCGGTATCATACCTGGGCCCTGGAGCAAACCCGCGATCTGGCAGCGCCCCTGGTAACGTGTGAAGCCGTACTGACGGAGGCCTATCACCTGCTCGGCAGGGTACCCCGGGCCCGTGCCGCCCTGCGCCGGTGGATCCGCCTGGGAAGAGTAACAACGCCCCTGCACTTCGATGAACAGGCCCATGAGGTGATGCGCCTGCTGGAGCAGTATGCCGATCAATCGATGGATTTCGCTGATGCCTGTGTCGTTCGCCTGGCCGAGTTGCTCGAACTGCCCGTGTTCACGCTCGACGTACAGGACTTCTCCGTCTACCGTCTACATCGCCGGAAAACCATCTCCCTGATACGACCACCGGCATGA
- a CDS encoding endonuclease/exonuclease/phosphatase family protein: MATGDRSGYGGIGMKAFLYGAAVLVLVATALPVVRGGAWWIRIFDFPRLQIVCFGGMVLAGLVWPWPAMGAGGRLLAGLLFLALGLQLYRIFPYTPLAAKEVRDARPGGERFRLMIANVLMTNRNTEALRERIREADPDLLLLVETDARWQEALRPLETTYPYRLCYPQDNTYGMLLFSRLPLENAGVRFLVEDDVPSMWAEVVLPSGARFDLIGVHPRPPRPDIGQDATKRDAELLLVARIVAERGRPAVVAGDLNDVAWSHTTRLFQRLSGLLDPRKGRGMYNTFHASYPFLRYPLDHVFHAGVFQVGALRRLPAFGSDHFPMFAELRFEPAGRFLQEPPAPEDGDEAEARQKIEEGREAARNTTEEEKRRDC; encoded by the coding sequence ATGGCAACAGGCGATCGATCGGGTTATGGTGGCATCGGCATGAAGGCCTTTCTCTACGGCGCGGCCGTGCTGGTCCTCGTCGCAACGGCGCTGCCGGTCGTCCGGGGTGGGGCGTGGTGGATCCGCATCTTCGACTTTCCCCGCCTGCAGATCGTCTGCTTCGGGGGGATGGTGCTGGCGGGTCTGGTGTGGCCGTGGCCGGCGATGGGGGCCGGAGGACGGCTGCTGGCAGGCCTGCTGTTCCTGGCCCTGGGGCTGCAACTCTACCGCATCTTTCCCTATACCCCTCTGGCCGCGAAGGAAGTGCGGGACGCACGGCCCGGCGGTGAACGCTTCCGCCTGATGATCGCCAACGTGCTGATGACCAACCGCAACACGGAAGCCCTGCGCGAACGGATACGGGAAGCCGATCCCGACCTGCTGCTGCTCGTGGAGACGGACGCGCGGTGGCAGGAAGCCCTGCGCCCGCTGGAGACAACCTATCCGTACCGGCTTTGCTATCCGCAGGACAACACCTACGGCATGCTGCTTTTCTCTCGCCTGCCCCTCGAGAACGCCGGGGTGCGCTTTCTCGTCGAAGACGACGTGCCTTCGATGTGGGCCGAAGTGGTCTTGCCTTCCGGTGCCCGTTTCGATCTGATCGGCGTGCACCCGCGCCCCCCGCGCCCCGACATCGGGCAGGACGCCACCAAACGCGACGCCGAGCTGCTGCTGGTGGCCCGTATCGTCGCCGAGCGGGGACGACCCGCCGTCGTCGCCGGTGACCTGAACGACGTCGCCTGGTCTCACACCACCCGCCTCTTTCAACGTCTCAGCGGCCTGCTCGACCCGCGCAAGGGACGCGGCATGTACAACACTTTCCACGCAAGCTACCCCTTCCTCCGCTACCCGCTCGACCACGTCTTTCATGCCGGCGTGTTCCAGGTCGGGGCGCTGCGCCGCCTGCCCGCCTTCGGCTCCGACCACTTTCCAATGTTTGCCGAGCTGCGCTTCGAACCGGCCGGACGATTCTTGCAGGAGCCACCGGCGCCGGAGGACGGGGACGAAGCGGAGGCCCGGCAGAAGATCGAGGAAGGGCGAGAGGCGGCCCGGAACACCACCGAGGAGGAGAAACGCCGCGACTGCTGA